The DNA window CCTCATTCTGTCCCCTTTCTTTCCTATCATGTTTTTTGTTATTATTAAGTTAATAATCAAAATGGAATTATTTGAAAACCCAGTTAGAACTTTGGACCATTTCCAGAAAAATAGTAAAAAATAAGATAATCTTAGGATTTATTGCCAATTCTTTTCTTTTCTGACAGTTGACCATGGTTAAAAAGGATGTTATAATTTACAGGAACTTAAGACTTGGTCAAAAAATGTCGCTTAACTAACAGTTAAGCGACATTTTTTTAATTCTAACGATAAAAGCAAACAGTATATGCCATATCACCTGTTATATTTAGGCCAAATCAAAACAACCGGCATCCCTCGCAAAAGACATCATATCCCTGCAAGGCTGCCGGCCATTTTCTTACTTAAAGGCAGTTTTATATTCCACCCAAAGTCCTAAATATCATTAAGCTCCATCTATCATTTTCTTATACCAGTTCTTTACACCTCAAAACTCTCCGACTTAAAATTACTATAAAAACGCCCTTTTTCCACAGTAAACCGCAGCACACAATAATCCGGATCCGTCACGCCTTCCGGATAATACATCGTGTCGCCCTCCCGCCAGATCATCTCCTTGCTCCCGCTGTCCTCCAGCACCTCGGCCGTGCCGATGAGCATAACCCCTCTGAAAAACCGCCTGTCGCAGAAATAGACACAGGCTTTTGGGTTGGCCCTGTACTGGGAAACTCTCATTGAAGAAGTGTTGGTTGTAAAATAGAATGTTTTAATGCCCTCTCTCTTCCTCGGCGGCAGCATGGCCTTCATATTGGGAAAACCGTCCCCGTCGACAGAGCCGATAAAGGCCACTCCCTGCTTGTCTATCAGATTTCCGATTGTCGTTTCAACGTCTCTCATGTGTATCCCTCCTCTGCCTCCATTATATCGGTTCCTTCCGGCCAGGTAAAGTACACACTTTTTTGTAACTATAAAAGCCCTTTCTCCTTCAAAAGCTCCGTCTTATTGTCTTCCACCATGATTTCAATACCGACACTCTGCATAATGGAAACGGCTTCAAAGATCTTATTCCCGCGGTCCGTTAAGTAATAATCTACTCTGAGCGGATACCCCTCATATGATGTTTTCCCAACCACGCCGCAGTCACCCAGCTCATTTAAATGCTGAAGCAGCATTTTCTGGCTGATTCCCTTTATCTCCCTTTTCAGGTCGGATAAAGAACTGGTTCCCTTGCTGAGCTGCCACAGAATGATTGGTTTCCACTTGCCTTTAATCATATCGTGGGTCAGTTCCAGCGGGCATGTATAATCGTTTCGCATTTTCATTTACAATTTCTCCCGAACTATCTGCCATCCTTTGTTATTATGGATAACAGGACAATTTATCGGACTGTACCAGGGATTGTGCAGCCATGATTACTTTAAGAGCTTTATAGCAGCCGATGTCAGCATGCTGACATTTTTTAC is part of the [Clostridium] symbiosum genome and encodes:
- a CDS encoding pyridoxamine 5'-phosphate oxidase family protein, coding for MRDVETTIGNLIDKQGVAFIGSVDGDGFPNMKAMLPPRKREGIKTFYFTTNTSSMRVSQYRANPKACVYFCDRRFFRGVMLIGTAEVLEDSGSKEMIWREGDTMYYPEGVTDPDYCVLRFTVEKGRFYSNFKSESFEV
- a CDS encoding helix-turn-helix domain-containing protein produces the protein MKMRNDYTCPLELTHDMIKGKWKPIILWQLSKGTSSLSDLKREIKGISQKMLLQHLNELGDCGVVGKTSYEGYPLRVDYYLTDRGNKIFEAVSIMQSVGIEIMVEDNKTELLKEKGLL